A genomic stretch from Desulfotignum balticum DSM 7044 includes:
- the galU gene encoding UTP--glucose-1-phosphate uridylyltransferase GalU, with translation MKIKKAVFPVAGLGTRFIPATKAMAKEMLPVVDKPLIQYAVEEAFQAGIEQIIFVTGRGKKALEDHFDRSFEIEIALEQKKKTDLLKQIRELVPPTGTIIYTRQHEPLGLGHAIWCARDIVGDEPFAVLLADDLIQTDKPVLSEMIKKFDRLRASMAAIMEVPRDQTDKYGILDATEVEEDIFRVNDMVEKPAPDQAPSNLAIIGRYILMPKIFELLGKKNKGAGDEIQLTDAMKALLQEQPIFGYKFHGNRFDCGDKVGFQMANLAFALERPDMKDRLVEFIKSIRIGC, from the coding sequence ATGAAAATAAAAAAAGCGGTTTTCCCGGTAGCGGGACTGGGCACCCGGTTCATACCGGCCACCAAGGCCATGGCCAAAGAAATGCTTCCTGTGGTGGACAAACCCTTGATCCAGTATGCCGTGGAAGAAGCGTTCCAGGCAGGCATCGAACAGATTATCTTTGTGACGGGCCGGGGGAAGAAAGCCCTGGAAGATCATTTTGACCGCTCGTTTGAAATCGAAATCGCTCTGGAACAAAAGAAAAAAACGGACCTGCTCAAGCAGATCCGGGAACTGGTGCCGCCTACGGGCACCATCATATACACCCGTCAGCACGAGCCTCTGGGACTGGGACATGCCATCTGGTGTGCCAGGGATATTGTGGGGGATGAACCCTTTGCCGTGCTGCTGGCCGATGACCTGATCCAGACGGACAAACCCGTGCTGTCGGAAATGATCAAAAAATTCGACCGGTTGAGGGCCTCCATGGCAGCGATCATGGAAGTGCCCCGGGACCAGACGGACAAATACGGGATACTGGATGCCACGGAGGTGGAAGAAGATATTTTCCGCGTCAATGACATGGTGGAAAAACCGGCACCGGATCAGGCCCCGTCCAATCTGGCCATTATCGGCCGGTATATTCTGATGCCCAAAATCTTTGAACTGCTGGGGAAAAAAAACAAAGGGGCCGGAGACGAGATTCAGCTCACGGATGCCATGAAGGCCCTGCTCCAGGAACAGCCCATTTTCGGATATAAATTTCATGGAAACCGGTTTGACTGCGGGGACAAGGTGGGGTTTCAGATGGCCAACCTGGCCTTTGCCCTGGAACGGCCCGACATGAAAGACCGGCTGGTGGAATTCATCAAATCGATCCGGATCGGTTGCTGA
- a CDS encoding YwbE family protein yields MDGNNRKNITRGSLVDVVQKPDQRTGNLTRGRVKDILTKSPFHPHGIKVRLESGIVGRVKTILQKAP; encoded by the coding sequence ATGGACGGAAATAATAGAAAAAACATCACCAGAGGCAGTCTTGTAGACGTGGTCCAGAAACCGGATCAGCGGACCGGAAACCTGACCCGGGGACGGGTCAAAGATATCCTCACCAAATCCCCTTTTCACCCCCACGGCATCAAGGTCAGGCTTGAATCCGGCATTGTGGGCCGGGTCAAAACCATTTTGCAGAAAGCCCCATGA
- a CDS encoding UvrD-helicase domain-containing protein codes for MAFFSDLHIHSKYSRATARNLDLENIYHAAQVKGITVVGTGDFTHPAWVEEIASKLEPAEPGLFALKKPLADKIDARLPGSCRNPVRFMLQVEISNIYKKAGRVRKNHNIIYFPDLASVKKFNARLDAIGNISSDGRPILGLDARDLLEIMLEVNDQGFLVPAHIWTPWFSMFGSKSGFDHIDACFQDLAPHIFAVETGLSSDPPMNWRVADLDHVRLMSNSDAHSPGYLGRNASVFNTELDYFAMKKSLETLDLEGYQGTLDMYPDQGKYHFDGHRKCHVCLDPDETARVDGICPVCGRPLTLGVLHRVRELAERPVGFVPENRHGYTSIIPLADMLSDIFQVGPKTKKVTRYFDKAIQALGPELDILTQYSYDRIQTAGVPLLAEAVARMRTGRIHVSPGHDGEYGKVQVFTPEELARFKGDRPLKMTLGGTPIEKAGIPEPAIAPQAGPAESTSRQQVQATGVSPSRPVPSSPGVARDPEPGILTGLNESQHRAVTAKASAILITAGPGTGKTRTLTARIAYLLTENQVSPDRILALTFTNKAAKEIQERIQTVGPKGGACVTAATFHGFCLSMLMAHDDLTDRLLEEDTRKELLKAALVQVTGKTTGQSRLADDMDLQISLCKQRLLGPEDDLSDAGPDPVLLKQVYAAYQQKMQDHGGMDFEDLIVRFYRLLTRSEPVRTLVQERFAHIFVDEYQDLNFGQYELVKLLAQHSRVFVIGDPDQSIYGFRGSDHRFFHRFANDYPGCEQIVLTRNYRSTQTILDASFQLMSKSRPDPDTQKIYSQVNGSRKLIIKETATETAEAVAVGKMIENMMGGMSLDAINTRKNEDGEDAAYGFSDFAVLYRTRRQGDVFANVFQKHGIPFQSADRKAGFDRTQIQLLLSGFRLMTRRASAQDVQRLSTHFQSQVPSETRQIRPERILGPVWDPVRDKPGHEQLNVLARFLKIEKAVSKDPLAAAAYDRIQALARAYDDPDEFMNRLALDQDSDLLVNGVEKVSLLTMHAAKGLEFPVVFVAGCEQGVIPFARTGRSCDNPAEERRLFYVAMTRAKDLLCLTHARKRQMFGVRRKMQPSIFLTDIEARLTRQETLSRAVPDKKQPVQLELF; via the coding sequence ATGGCTTTTTTTTCAGACCTTCACATTCATTCAAAGTATTCCCGGGCCACGGCCCGGAACCTGGATTTGGAAAACATCTACCACGCGGCCCAGGTGAAAGGCATTACCGTTGTGGGAACCGGGGATTTTACCCACCCGGCCTGGGTGGAAGAGATCGCATCCAAGCTGGAACCGGCGGAGCCCGGTCTGTTTGCATTGAAAAAACCGCTTGCGGACAAAATCGATGCCCGGCTGCCGGGTTCCTGTCGGAATCCGGTGCGTTTCATGCTCCAGGTGGAGATTTCCAATATCTATAAAAAAGCCGGCCGGGTCCGCAAAAATCATAATATCATCTATTTTCCGGATTTGGCCAGTGTTAAAAAATTTAATGCCCGGCTGGATGCCATCGGCAATATTTCTTCGGACGGCCGTCCTATTCTGGGGCTGGATGCCAGGGATCTGCTGGAAATCATGCTGGAAGTCAATGACCAGGGATTTCTGGTGCCGGCCCATATCTGGACCCCGTGGTTTTCCATGTTCGGTTCCAAATCAGGGTTTGATCACATTGACGCGTGTTTCCAGGATCTGGCCCCCCATATTTTTGCCGTGGAAACCGGTTTGTCTTCGGATCCGCCCATGAACTGGCGGGTGGCGGATCTGGATCATGTCCGGCTCATGTCCAATTCCGATGCCCATTCACCGGGGTATCTGGGCCGCAATGCCAGTGTGTTCAACACAGAACTGGATTATTTTGCCATGAAAAAATCCCTGGAAACCCTGGATCTGGAAGGATATCAAGGAACCCTGGATATGTATCCGGACCAGGGAAAATACCATTTTGACGGTCATCGGAAATGTCATGTCTGTCTGGATCCGGATGAGACCGCCCGGGTGGACGGCATCTGTCCGGTTTGCGGCCGCCCTCTGACCCTGGGGGTGCTTCACCGGGTCCGGGAACTGGCAGAACGGCCTGTGGGGTTTGTCCCGGAAAACCGGCATGGATATACCAGTATCATCCCGTTGGCAGACATGCTGTCCGATATTTTTCAGGTGGGGCCTAAAACCAAGAAAGTCACCCGATATTTTGACAAGGCCATTCAGGCCCTGGGGCCGGAACTGGACATCCTGACCCAATATTCGTATGACCGGATCCAGACGGCCGGAGTGCCGCTGCTGGCCGAAGCCGTGGCGCGGATGCGGACCGGGCGGATTCACGTGTCTCCGGGACATGACGGAGAATACGGCAAGGTCCAGGTGTTCACACCGGAGGAACTGGCACGGTTCAAAGGGGATCGGCCGTTGAAAATGACCCTGGGGGGAACCCCCATTGAAAAGGCCGGGATCCCTGAACCGGCCATTGCTCCCCAGGCCGGACCGGCTGAGTCAACTTCCCGCCAACAGGTTCAGGCGACGGGTGTATCACCGTCCAGACCGGTGCCGTCTTCACCCGGCGTTGCACGGGATCCGGAACCCGGAATTCTGACGGGATTGAATGAATCCCAGCACCGGGCCGTGACCGCCAAGGCATCCGCCATTTTGATCACTGCCGGTCCGGGCACGGGAAAAACCCGGACCCTCACGGCCCGGATCGCGTATCTGCTCACGGAAAACCAGGTGTCACCCGACCGGATCCTGGCCCTGACGTTTACCAACAAAGCCGCAAAAGAGATCCAGGAACGGATTCAAACCGTGGGGCCCAAAGGCGGAGCCTGTGTGACGGCTGCCACATTCCACGGGTTCTGTCTGTCCATGCTCATGGCCCATGATGATCTCACGGACCGGCTTTTGGAAGAAGATACCCGAAAAGAACTGTTGAAAGCCGCCCTGGTACAGGTCACGGGAAAAACAACCGGGCAGTCCCGGCTTGCCGATGACATGGATTTGCAGATCAGTTTATGCAAACAGCGGCTGCTGGGGCCTGAAGATGATCTGTCTGACGCCGGGCCGGACCCGGTATTGCTCAAACAGGTGTATGCGGCGTATCAGCAGAAAATGCAGGATCACGGGGGCATGGATTTCGAAGATCTCATTGTTCGGTTTTATCGACTGCTCACCCGGTCTGAACCGGTCCGGACCCTGGTTCAGGAGCGGTTCGCCCATATTTTTGTGGATGAATACCAGGATTTAAACTTTGGGCAGTATGAACTGGTCAAACTGCTGGCACAGCACAGCCGTGTGTTTGTCATCGGTGATCCGGATCAGTCCATTTACGGATTCAGGGGATCGGACCACCGGTTTTTCCATCGGTTTGCCAACGACTATCCCGGGTGTGAGCAGATTGTCCTCACCCGGAACTACCGGTCCACCCAGACAATTTTAGACGCATCGTTTCAACTGATGTCAAAATCCCGGCCTGATCCGGATACGCAGAAAATTTATTCCCAGGTCAACGGCTCTCGGAAACTGATCATCAAGGAGACGGCCACAGAAACCGCTGAAGCCGTGGCCGTGGGGAAAATGATTGAAAACATGATGGGCGGGATGTCTCTGGATGCCATCAACACCCGGAAAAATGAAGACGGCGAAGATGCGGCATATGGGTTTTCCGATTTTGCCGTGCTGTACCGCACCCGGCGGCAGGGCGATGTGTTTGCCAACGTGTTTCAAAAGCATGGGATTCCGTTTCAGTCTGCAGATCGCAAAGCCGGTTTCGACCGGACCCAGATTCAGCTGCTGCTGAGCGGTTTCCGGCTCATGACCCGGCGGGCAAGCGCCCAGGATGTCCAGCGCCTGTCCACGCATTTCCAATCCCAGGTCCCCTCGGAAACCCGGCAGATCCGGCCGGAGAGAATTCTGGGACCGGTGTGGGATCCGGTTCGGGATAAACCCGGTCATGAACAGTTGAACGTGCTGGCCCGGTTTTTGAAAATCGAAAAGGCCGTATCCAAAGATCCGCTGGCCGCCGCAGCCTATGACCGGATCCAGGCACTGGCCCGGGCCTATGATGATCCGGATGAATTCATGAACCGGCTGGCCCTGGACCAGGATTCAGATCTGCTGGTCAACGGGGTGGAAAAAGTGTCTCTTCTGACCATGCATGCAGCCAAGGGACTGGAGTTTCCCGTGGTGTTCGTGGCCGGGTGTGAACAGGGCGTGATTCCGTTTGCCCGGACCGGGAGGTCCTGTGACAATCCGGCGGAAGAGCGCCGGCTGTTCTATGTGGCCATGACCCGGGCCAAAGACCTGCTCTGCCTGACCCATGCCCGGAAAAGACAGATGTTCGGAGTTCGCCGGAAGATGCAGCCCTCGATTTTTCTCACAGACATCGAGGCCCGTTTGACCCGTCAAGAAACTTTGAGCCGGGCCGTGCCGGACAAAAAACAGCCCGTTCAGCTGGAGCTGTTCTGA
- a CDS encoding tetratricopeptide repeat protein, producing the protein MSDTQKRGDLPRNADEHIARLRYQLTQNTECGTTHYNLGVALLGKQEYMEAEKAFHDAIENSPTLAEAYVQLGGICLQRGDLEGCFRFNQRATKARAGFAEGYANMAFVLIQLVDGKDAKEDEEKIDKAIKHLKKAIIHNKYFVQAYASLGTAYYMKGLYEEGIQANLEAVQIQPEFPIAHNNLAVGYLELEDYETAISHCDKARELGYDVAPDLLKELAPHRQG; encoded by the coding sequence ATGTCCGACACGCAAAAAAGGGGAGACCTGCCCCGGAATGCGGATGAGCATATTGCCAGACTCAGATATCAGTTGACCCAGAACACCGAGTGCGGCACCACCCATTACAATCTGGGGGTGGCGTTACTGGGAAAACAGGAATATATGGAAGCGGAAAAAGCGTTTCACGATGCCATTGAAAACAGTCCCACGTTAGCGGAAGCCTATGTGCAGCTGGGGGGAATCTGTCTTCAGCGCGGAGATCTGGAAGGCTGTTTCCGGTTCAACCAGCGGGCCACCAAAGCCAGGGCCGGATTTGCCGAAGGATATGCCAACATGGCTTTTGTCCTGATCCAGCTGGTGGACGGCAAGGATGCCAAGGAAGATGAAGAAAAAATCGACAAAGCCATCAAACATCTGAAAAAGGCCATCATTCATAACAAATATTTTGTTCAGGCCTATGCCTCTTTAGGGACGGCTTACTATATGAAAGGGCTGTATGAAGAAGGGATTCAGGCCAATCTGGAAGCCGTTCAGATTCAACCGGAATTTCCCATTGCCCACAACAATCTGGCGGTGGGATACCTGGAATTGGAAGACTATGAAACGGCTATTTCTCATTGCGACAAGGCCCGTGAACTGGGATATGACGTAGCTCCGGATCTTCTAAAAGAACTGGCACCCCATCGTCAGGGATGA
- a CDS encoding YkgJ family cysteine cluster protein, translating to MNNQKTSEIPPQQMSLNTRFKFRCHKGVKCFTDCCRGIDIMLTPYDILTMRRKLDLTSEEFLAVFTEPRILEKADMPVVTLKLLDDERNSCPFVEDKDGCVIYEDRPTTCRYYPIGVGALSYSGEQGDKDEFFFTVKEAHCLGFEEDKEWTVAEWRQDQGIDLRDAVNEGWMDLMVRKKSLPASMKLSEESKKIFFMVCYNIDKFRDFVFNSSFLKRYDIPEDRVAEIREDDVKLLQFGFEWLKATLFYAGQENFQAKKS from the coding sequence ATGAATAATCAGAAAACTTCGGAAATCCCTCCCCAGCAGATGAGTCTCAACACCCGGTTTAAATTCCGATGTCATAAAGGTGTCAAATGTTTTACCGACTGCTGCCGGGGCATTGATATCATGCTCACCCCCTATGATATTCTGACCATGCGCCGGAAACTGGATTTGACTTCCGAGGAATTTTTAGCCGTATTTACCGAACCCCGGATTCTGGAAAAAGCGGACATGCCCGTGGTGACCCTCAAACTGCTGGATGACGAGCGCAACTCCTGTCCGTTTGTGGAAGACAAGGACGGGTGCGTGATTTATGAGGATCGTCCCACCACCTGCCGGTACTATCCCATCGGGGTGGGGGCTTTAAGTTATTCCGGGGAACAGGGGGATAAGGATGAGTTCTTTTTTACGGTCAAAGAAGCCCATTGTCTGGGATTTGAAGAGGACAAGGAGTGGACTGTGGCCGAGTGGCGCCAGGACCAGGGCATTGATTTGCGGGACGCGGTGAACGAAGGGTGGATGGATCTCATGGTCCGGAAAAAATCATTGCCTGCCAGCATGAAACTGTCTGAAGAAAGCAAAAAAATATTTTTCATGGTCTGTTACAATATCGATAAATTCAGGGATTTTGTATTTAATTCATCATTTTTGAAGCGGTATGATATCCCTGAAGACCGGGTGGCTGAAATCCGGGAAGATGATGTAAAATTGCTGCAGTTCGGTTTTGAATGGCTCAAAGCCACGTTGTTTTATGCAGGCCAGGAAAATTTTCAGGCAAAGAAAAGCTGA
- a CDS encoding diguanylate cyclase, producing MTATTHHVLILASPDTAQVVHDVLDDLPELFFIQAETTENALAHIGARSLAFIVMDPSLPDLDAPSVTAGLAGLPQTRMPPVLLITEDHERPDLYDQVPPLLIDHVIRPLDSALIRAKLLFFSAFFRHRIAMEQSIQELEKVYDRFMEQHQAMLSQISAKKELLASLSTFINQVHPFVSRIQAATFSLRQAPDLPQRLHPSVTQIRTAGKQMSRTIQNLRRFRNRETAQPDLFTDRNGQIRPGRILFATPFSDEFMIVHHHLNHRIKADLFQAESTDQAMAVAADVRPDLILIHHRLKDGSGLHLLEKLVRLKTRAPLIFTVDCNHTDAGAAAIASGAQAFLILEQTSAVDLADTVQRSLEQAKMTHRVQSAMNRIELISRRDQLTQLLNRSGFNQTLTLEMAKARRYHLPLSIMLAKIDQFKAFNNTFGHKAGDDILTVCAARIKAMVRDEDVVCRFAAEDFAIVLPSTDSDRARILAERIRLHIFEHQMQIGTRLLQLTVSIGTASFKGDTAPDDKALTLPALVQQAIHALDRAVKQGGNQIQS from the coding sequence ATGACCGCCACAACGCACCATGTATTGATCCTTGCATCCCCAGACACGGCCCAGGTTGTCCATGACGTCCTGGATGATCTGCCGGAACTGTTTTTCATCCAGGCGGAAACCACAGAAAATGCCCTGGCCCATATCGGTGCCCGGTCCCTGGCATTCATTGTCATGGATCCGTCACTGCCGGATCTGGATGCGCCGTCCGTGACCGCCGGTCTGGCCGGACTGCCCCAGACAAGGATGCCGCCTGTCCTTTTGATCACGGAGGATCATGAACGACCGGACCTGTACGACCAGGTCCCGCCTTTGCTCATCGACCATGTGATCCGACCCCTGGATTCCGCCCTGATCCGGGCCAAGCTGTTGTTTTTTTCCGCCTTTTTCCGGCATCGCATTGCCATGGAACAAAGTATCCAGGAACTGGAAAAAGTCTATGACCGGTTCATGGAACAGCACCAGGCGATGTTATCCCAGATCAGCGCCAAAAAAGAGCTGCTGGCATCCTTATCCACATTCATCAATCAGGTCCACCCCTTTGTCTCCCGGATCCAGGCGGCCACCTTTTCTCTGCGCCAGGCCCCGGATCTTCCCCAGCGACTGCACCCGAGCGTCACCCAGATTCGAACCGCCGGGAAACAGATGTCCCGGACCATCCAGAACCTGCGGCGATTCCGGAACCGGGAAACCGCGCAACCCGACCTTTTCACGGATCGGAACGGTCAGATCCGGCCCGGCCGGATTCTTTTTGCCACCCCTTTTTCCGATGAATTCATGATTGTTCACCACCATCTGAACCATCGGATCAAAGCCGACCTGTTTCAGGCGGAATCCACGGATCAGGCCATGGCCGTGGCGGCGGATGTCCGGCCGGATCTTATTTTGATCCATCACAGGTTAAAAGACGGGTCCGGACTTCATCTTCTGGAAAAACTGGTCCGTCTGAAAACCCGGGCACCGCTCATCTTCACCGTGGACTGCAACCACACCGATGCCGGGGCCGCGGCCATTGCATCGGGGGCCCAGGCATTTTTGATCCTGGAACAGACATCGGCCGTTGATCTGGCGGATACGGTTCAGCGTTCCCTGGAACAGGCGAAAATGACCCATCGCGTCCAAAGCGCCATGAACCGCATCGAACTGATTTCCCGAAGAGACCAGTTGACCCAGCTGTTGAACCGCAGCGGATTCAATCAGACCCTGACCCTGGAAATGGCCAAAGCCCGGCGATATCATCTGCCCCTTTCCATCATGCTGGCCAAAATCGACCAGTTCAAAGCATTCAACAACACCTTTGGCCACAAAGCCGGAGACGACATTCTGACCGTCTGTGCAGCCAGGATCAAAGCCATGGTCAGAGATGAGGACGTGGTGTGCCGGTTTGCCGCAGAAGATTTTGCCATTGTGCTTCCCAGCACCGATTCGGACCGGGCCCGGATTCTGGCGGAACGGATCCGGCTGCATATTTTTGAACATCAAATGCAGATCGGTACCCGATTGCTTCAACTGACCGTCAGTATCGGCACGGCCAGTTTCAAAGGAGACACTGCCCCGGATGACAAGGCCTTGACCTTGCCTGCGCTGGTTCAGCAGGCCATCCATGCCCTGGATCGTGCGGTCAAACAGGGAGGCAACCAGATTCAGTCATGA
- a CDS encoding lipocalin family protein, with protein sequence MGCESDNLQLDRESYQYAFVSGPSTKYLWLLSRTPSVEMEIIEKFIEMSKLRGFDTDNLIFVQHN encoded by the coding sequence TTGGGATGCGAAAGTGACAATCTACAGTTAGATCGTGAAAGCTATCAATATGCTTTTGTCTCCGGCCCAAGCACAAAATATTTGTGGTTGTTGTCTCGGACACCTTCAGTAGAGATGGAAATTATTGAAAAATTCATTGAAATGTCCAAATTGCGTGGTTTTGATACAGACAACTTGATTTTTGTACAACACAATTAA
- a CDS encoding lytic transglycosylase domain-containing protein, which yields MTRGIFFFWAALWLMLPGPVHSDIYRYVDKNGVVHFTNTPSSPEYVLYMREHKKNDPRLTDPDRYDDLIRHAADQYGVSFSLIKAVIRVESAFKPTAVSPKGAKGLMQIMPANFSSLSVTDPFDPSQNIMAGTRYLKQMLARYQQQIPLALAAYNAGPDAVDRYRQIPPFKETREYVRKVMALYNRYNQA from the coding sequence ATGACCCGGGGGATATTTTTTTTCTGGGCAGCCCTCTGGCTGATGCTTCCCGGACCCGTACACAGCGATATCTATCGATATGTGGACAAAAACGGGGTGGTGCATTTTACCAATACCCCGTCTTCACCGGAATATGTGCTTTACATGCGGGAACATAAAAAAAATGATCCCCGTTTGACAGATCCGGACCGTTATGATGATCTGATCCGCCATGCCGCAGACCAGTACGGGGTTTCTTTTTCTCTGATCAAAGCCGTGATCCGGGTGGAATCCGCATTCAAACCAACGGCCGTCTCCCCCAAAGGGGCCAAAGGACTGATGCAGATCATGCCGGCCAATTTTTCGTCTCTGTCTGTGACGGATCCGTTTGATCCGTCACAGAATATCATGGCCGGCACCCGGTATTTAAAGCAGATGCTGGCGCGGTATCAGCAGCAGATTCCCCTGGCCCTGGCCGCTTACAATGCCGGACCCGATGCCGTGGACAGATACAGGCAGATCCCCCCGTTCAAAGAGACCCGGGAATATGTGCGCAAGGTGATGGCATTGTACAACCGGTATAACCAGGCATAA
- the dapA gene encoding 4-hydroxy-tetrahydrodipicolinate synthase, translated as MENGCFTALITPFTDTGEPDQNGLEQLIEFQIQNHITGILVTGTTGESPTLKWQEHIHVIALAAKQVTGRCRVIAGTGSNNTQEALTAAGHAAKEGVDAILMVDPYYNGPSSLEIRKEYYEVVAGQYPDMTIIPYIIPGRTGAQMLPQDLALLAQACPNITCVKEATGNLDNMKLTRKCCGPDFQIFSGDDALVYDIMTDPEIRACGSISVMSNIVPGFMTQMVSAINQGDRDEAERLQAVLNPLLDLVVVTTTEETAFGPVLCRARNPLPLKTMMQLLGMPSGPCRPPLGKMTRQGLDKIVETMQQVHADHPEIFAPIAKFFNIDIHERLHNPDYQNGLWYAYE; from the coding sequence ATGGAAAACGGATGTTTTACTGCGCTGATCACCCCGTTCACGGATACGGGGGAACCGGATCAAAACGGCCTGGAACAACTTATCGAATTTCAGATTCAAAACCATATCACCGGCATACTGGTGACCGGTACCACGGGGGAGAGCCCCACACTCAAATGGCAGGAACACATCCATGTCATTGCCCTGGCTGCCAAACAGGTCACGGGCCGGTGCCGGGTCATTGCCGGCACCGGCAGCAACAACACTCAAGAAGCCCTCACCGCAGCAGGCCATGCCGCCAAAGAAGGGGTGGATGCCATATTGATGGTGGATCCTTATTACAACGGACCCTCATCCCTTGAAATCCGCAAGGAATATTATGAAGTTGTGGCCGGACAATACCCGGACATGACGATCATCCCCTACATCATCCCGGGCCGCACCGGTGCCCAGATGCTGCCCCAGGACCTGGCCCTGCTGGCACAGGCCTGCCCCAACATCACCTGTGTCAAGGAAGCCACGGGCAATCTTGACAACATGAAACTCACCCGCAAATGCTGCGGTCCGGATTTCCAGATTTTTTCCGGGGATGACGCGCTGGTATACGACATCATGACCGATCCTGAGATCCGGGCCTGCGGGTCCATCTCCGTGATGTCCAATATCGTGCCCGGATTCATGACGCAGATGGTATCTGCCATCAATCAAGGGGACCGGGATGAAGCCGAAAGGCTCCAGGCCGTCCTTAACCCGCTCTTAGACCTGGTGGTGGTCACGACCACGGAAGAAACCGCGTTTGGACCGGTCTTATGCCGGGCCAGAAACCCGCTGCCCCTGAAAACCATGATGCAGCTGCTGGGAATGCCTTCCGGCCCCTGCCGTCCGCCTTTGGGGAAAATGACCCGCCAGGGGCTGGACAAAATCGTTGAAACCATGCAGCAGGTTCACGCCGATCATCCGGAAATATTTGCGCCCATTGCAAAATTCTTCAATATTGACATCCATGAGCGGCTTCACAATCCTGACTATCAAAACGGACTATGGTACGCATATGAATAA